The Flavobacteriales bacterium genome includes a window with the following:
- a CDS encoding TonB-dependent receptor plug domain-containing protein: protein MGYENKEVTVSPKGGEVLVVNIILGESAVALKAWRSRRRRRTNDTYLERMKIGNAVSMDFISRDAMLKTGDGDATQAVRRITGVSTVGAFVTVRGLADRYIVTTVNGSRLPTLDPLTNNLRLDLFPTGLMDNIVITKTATPDLPGDWAGALISLNTSDYPEKLRVSVGTSIGYNPNSTWKDIVSGRPGKTDWLARDDGGRGIPEGIPDDGGDYPLFVEPNLYEQLSS, encoded by the coding sequence GTGGGCTACGAGAACAAGGAGGTCACGGTGAGCCCAAAAGGAGGCGAGGTGCTCGTGGTGAACATCATCCTGGGCGAGAGCGCGGTGGCCTTGAAGGCGTGGAGATCGAGGCGAAGGCGGCGCACCAACGATACCTACTTGGAGCGGATGAAGATCGGCAATGCGGTGAGCATGGACTTCATCTCTCGCGATGCCATGCTCAAGACCGGCGATGGCGATGCAACGCAGGCCGTGAGGCGCATCACCGGCGTGAGCACCGTAGGCGCGTTCGTAACCGTGCGCGGCCTGGCTGACCGCTATATCGTGACCACGGTGAACGGCAGCCGCCTGCCCACGCTCGACCCGCTCACCAACAACCTGCGGCTCGACCTCTTCCCCACGGGGCTCATGGACAACATCGTGATCACCAAGACCGCCACGCCCGACCTGCCTGGCGATTGGGCCGGTGCCCTCATCAGTCTGAACACGAGCGATTACCCGGAGAAGCTGCGGGTGAGCGTGGGCACCAGCATCGGCTACAATCCCAACAGCACCTGGAAGGACATTGTGAGCGGCCGACCCGGCAAGACCGATTGGCTAGCGCGCGATGATGGCGGACGGGGCATACCTGAAGGCATTCCAGACGATGGCGGCGACTACCCGCTCTTCGTCGAACCAAACCTCTATGAGCAACTCAGCTCCTAG